One genomic segment of Alosa sapidissima isolate fAloSap1 chromosome 13, fAloSap1.pri, whole genome shotgun sequence includes these proteins:
- the sec14l7 gene encoding SEC14-like protein 2, whose translation MGERKHSPPLNHSHNPLGDFIGAVTKQERTCELPRNNRTMSGRVGDLSPKQAEVLQEFRERVQDILPQLPSQSDHYLLRWLRARTFNIEKSENMLRKHVEFRKHMKADTIIEDWQPPEVIEKYVSGGMCGFDKDGNPIWYDVIGPLDPKGLLMSITKQDFLRTKVRDTEMMRKVCEQQSAKLGTHIESITLIYDCEGLGMKHLWKPAIEAYGDILSMFEENYPENLKRVFLIKAPKLFPLAFNLVKPFLCEDTRRKIVVLGGNWKDVLRTYIDEDQLPVAYGGSLTDPDGDPTCKSKIKYGGVVPRSYYVQDSIKVQYDQTVSISRCSSFQVESEVFCANSMLRWQFASDSADIGFGVFLKTKGSDSQKVADLTEVLPSERYNSHFVPEDGSLTCAEPGVYVLRFDNTYSLLQSKKVSFSVEVLTPEGDPQPHSRTLE comes from the exons ATG GGAGAACGAAAACACAGCCCGCCCCTGAATCACAGCCATAATCCTCTCGGGGACTTCATTGGCGCGGTCACTAAGCAGGAGCGCACCTGTGAGCTTCCTCGCAACAACAGAACCATGAGCGGACGCGTCGGCGACCTCAGCCCGAAACAGGCTGAAGTTTTGCAAGAG TTTCGGGAAAGAGTTCAGGACATACTTCCCCAGCTGCCTTCCCAAAGCGACCACTACCTCCTGCGCTGGCTTAGAG CCAGGACATTCAACATAGAAAAGTCTGAGAATATGCTGAGAAAG CATGTGGAGTTTCGCAAGCATATGAAAGCAGACACGATTATTGAAGACTGGCAGCCTCCTGAG GTGATCGAGAAATACGTATCAGGAGGAATGTGTGGCTTTGACAAGGATGGAAATCCGATCTGGTACGACGTCATTGGCCCACTGGACCCAAAGGGTCTGCTAATGTCCATCACAAAGCAGGACTTCCTGAGGACCAAGGTGCGGGACACAGAGATGATGCGGAAGGTGTGTGAACAGCAGTCTGCAAAG CTGGGTACGCATATTGAGTCCATCACCCTGATCTACGACTGCGAGGGACTGGGAATGAAGCACCTGTGGAAGCCTGCCATAGAGGCCTACGGGGAT ATCCTTTCAATGTTTGAAGAGAACTATCCAGAGAACCTTAAAAGGGTTTTTCTCATCAAGG CACCCAAACTTTTCCCACTTGCTTTCAACCTTGTGAAACCTTTCTTGTGTGAGGACACCCGACGCAAGATTGTTGTGCTTGGAG GCAACTGGAAGGATGTGTTGAGGACTTACATTGATGAGGATCAGcttcctgtagcctatggaGGCTCATTGACAGACCCTGATGGAGACCCGACGTGTAAGTCCAAG ATTAAATATGGCGGTGTGGTCCCCAGGTCCTACTACGTGCAGGACTCcataaaagtgcagtatgaccAGACTGTGTCCATCAGTCGATGTTCTTCCTTTCAAGTGGAGAGCGAGGTCTTCTGCGCAAACAGCATGCTCAG GTGGCAGTTTGCTAGTGATAGTGCAGACATTGGCTTTGGTGTGTTTCTGAAGACGAAGGGCTCGGACTCACAGAAGGTGGCGGACTTGACCGAGGTTCTGCCCAGCGAGCGCTACAACTCCCATTTCGTGCCTGAGGATGGATCCCTCACCTGTGCAGAGCCTGGAGTGT ATGTTCTACGCTTCGACAACACCTACAGCTTGCTTCAGTCCAAGAAAGTGAGCTTCAGTGTAGAGGTCCTGACCCCAGAGGGTGATCCCCAGCCCCACAGCCGCACACTGGAGTAG
- the tuba7l gene encoding tubulin, alpha 7 like has product MRECISIHVGQAGVQIGNACWELYCLEHGIQPDGQMPSDKTIGGGDDSFNTFFSETGAGKHVPRAVFVDLEPTVVDEVRTGTYRQLFHPEQLITGKEDAANNYARGHYTIGKEIVDLVLDRVRKLSDQCTGLQGFLIFHSFGGGTGSGFASLLMERLSVDYGKKSKLEFAIYPAPQVSTAVVEPYNSILTTHTTLEHSDCAFMVDNEAIYDICRRNLDIERPTYTNLNRLIGQIVSSITASLRFDGALNVDLTEFQTNLVPYPRIHFPLVTYAPVISAEKAYHEQLSVAEITNACFEPANQMVKCDPRHGKYMACCMLYRGDVVPKDVNAAIATIKTKRTIQFVDWCPTGFKVGINYQPPTVVPGGDLAKVQRAVCMLSNTTAIAEAWARLDHKFDLMYAKRAFVHWYVGEGMEEGEFSEAREDLAALEKDYEEVGVDSVEGEAEEGEEY; this is encoded by the exons atg CGTGAGTGCATCTCTATCCACGTGGGTCAGGCTGGAGTTCAGATTGGGAACGCATGCTGGGAGCTCTACTGTCTGGAGCATGGGATCCAGCCAGATGGCCAAATGCCTAGCGATAAAACCATCGGAGGAGGAGACGATTCATTCAACACCTTCTTCAGTGAGACTGGAGCAGGAAAGCATGTGCCCCGAGCTGTTTTTGTTGACCTTGAGCCAACTGTTGTAG ATGAGGTGCGCACTGGCACCTACCGTCAGCTGTTTCATCCTGAGCAGCTCATCACAGGGAAGGAGGATGCTGCTAACAACTATGCCAGAGGCCACTACACCATTGGTAAAGAAATCGTCGACCTGGTGCTGGACCGTGTCCGTAAACTG TCTGATCAGTGTACTGGACTCCAGGGCTTCCTCATCTTCCACAGCTTTGGTGGTGGGACTGGATCTGGCTTTGCCTCTTTACTGATGGAAAGGTTGTCTGTGGATTATGGCAAGAAGTCCAAACTTGAGTTTGCCATTTATCCTGCTCCCCAG GTTTCTACAGCTGTTGTGGAGCCCTACAACTCCATCCtaaccacccacaccaccctGGAGCACTCAGACTGTGCCTTCATGGTGGACAATGAGGCCATTTATGACATCTGCAGACGTAACCTGGACATTGAGCGCCCCACCTACACCAACCTGAACAGGCTGATCGGCCAGATCGTCTCCTCCATCACCGCATCTCTTCGCTTCGATGGTGCCCTGAATGTGGACCTGACGGAGTTCCAGACCAACCTGGTGCCCTACCCCCGCATCCACTTCCCCCTGGTCACCTATGCGCCTGTCATCTCTGCTGAGAAGGCCTACCATGAGCAGTTGTCTGTGGCAGAGATCACCAACGCTTGCTTTGAGCCAGCCAACCAGATGGTGAAGTGTGACCCTCGTCATGGCAAGTACATGGCCTGCTGCATGCTGTATCGTGGAGATGTGGTGCCCAAGGACGTCAACGCCGCCATCGCCACCATCAAAACTAAGAGGACCATCCAGTTTGTGGACTGGTGCCCCACTGGCTTCAAG GTGGGCATCAACTACCAGCCTCCCACTGTGGTGCCTGGTGGTGACCTGGCCAAGGTGCAGAGGGCCGTATGCATGTTGAGCAACACCACTGCCATTGCCGAGGCCTGGGCCCGTCTGGACCACAAGTTCGACCTGATGTACGCAAAGCGCGCCTTCGTGCACTGGTACGTGGGAGAGGGCATGGAGGAGGGAGAGTTCTCTGAGGCCCGTGAGGATCTGGCTGCGCTGGAGAAGGACTACGAGGAGGTTGGCGTCGATTCTGTGGAGGGAGAGgctgaggaaggagaggagtaTTAA
- the vps37bb gene encoding VPS37B subunit of ESCRT-I b isoform X1 translates to MGEIATFTEIFRSYTMSQLNELLEDDEKLNKIVTEMDEMLEVQQSKEMTLASNRSLAEQNLLLQPDLDHQKNQLTKRYRHLQELYEAYQLRKSTLDHNSGNGSLDTLLALLQAEGAKIEEETENIADSFLDNEMPLDSFIDDYQSKRKLAHLRRVKIDKLREMVLKGPSASLPPSSATHTPTQPLAPEPSSPFFGYTNGSPVPLPRRGALPNPPPPAQMGPQLPYPMAPYPMPSYPSPVFQPYPASHPQRPTPGLPPRTGFILQ, encoded by the exons ATGGGGGAAATAGCTACATTCACAGAAATATTCCGCTCTTACACCATGTCGCAGTTAAACGAATTGTTGGAAGATGATGAGAAGCTTAACAAAATTGTCACGGAAATGGACGAG ATGTTGGAGGTCCAGCAGAGTAAGGAGATGACGCTGGCCAGCAATCGCAGCTTGGCCGAGCAGAACCTCCTCCTCCAGCCCGACCTGGACCACCAGAAGAACCAGCTCACCAAACGCTACAGGCACTTACAGGAGCTCTATGAGGCCTATCAGCTGCGCAAGTCCACACTAg ACCATAATTCAGGAAACGGCTCACTGGACACACTGCTGGCTCTGCTGCAGGCCGAGGGAGCCAAGATTGAGGAGGAAACTGag AACATAGCGGACTCGTTCCTGGATAACGAGATGCCTCTGGACTCCTTCATCGACGACTACCAGAGCAAGAGGAAGCTGGCGCACCTGCGACGCGTGAAAATCGACAAGCTACGGGAGATGGTTCTGAAGGGCCCCTCCGCCTCTCTGCCCCCGAGCTccgccacacacactcccacacagccCCTGGCCCCAGAGCCCTCCTCCCCCTTCTTCGGTTACACCAACGGCTCCCCTGTGCCCCTCCCTAGACGGGGCGCCCTGCCCAACCCCCCGCCGCCAGCCCAGATGGGCCCTCAGCTGCCGTACCCCATGGCCCCGTACCCCATGCCAAGCTACCCCAGCCCCGTGTTCCAACCGTACCCAGCATCACACCCACAGAGGCCCACTCCAGGCTTGCCACCCAGGACTGGCTTTATACTGCAGTGA
- the vps37bb gene encoding VPS37B subunit of ESCRT-I b isoform X2, with protein MMLEVQQSKEMTLASNRSLAEQNLLLQPDLDHQKNQLTKRYRHLQELYEAYQLRKSTLDHNSGNGSLDTLLALLQAEGAKIEEETENIADSFLDNEMPLDSFIDDYQSKRKLAHLRRVKIDKLREMVLKGPSASLPPSSATHTPTQPLAPEPSSPFFGYTNGSPVPLPRRGALPNPPPPAQMGPQLPYPMAPYPMPSYPSPVFQPYPASHPQRPTPGLPPRTGFILQ; from the exons ATG ATGTTGGAGGTCCAGCAGAGTAAGGAGATGACGCTGGCCAGCAATCGCAGCTTGGCCGAGCAGAACCTCCTCCTCCAGCCCGACCTGGACCACCAGAAGAACCAGCTCACCAAACGCTACAGGCACTTACAGGAGCTCTATGAGGCCTATCAGCTGCGCAAGTCCACACTAg ACCATAATTCAGGAAACGGCTCACTGGACACACTGCTGGCTCTGCTGCAGGCCGAGGGAGCCAAGATTGAGGAGGAAACTGag AACATAGCGGACTCGTTCCTGGATAACGAGATGCCTCTGGACTCCTTCATCGACGACTACCAGAGCAAGAGGAAGCTGGCGCACCTGCGACGCGTGAAAATCGACAAGCTACGGGAGATGGTTCTGAAGGGCCCCTCCGCCTCTCTGCCCCCGAGCTccgccacacacactcccacacagccCCTGGCCCCAGAGCCCTCCTCCCCCTTCTTCGGTTACACCAACGGCTCCCCTGTGCCCCTCCCTAGACGGGGCGCCCTGCCCAACCCCCCGCCGCCAGCCCAGATGGGCCCTCAGCTGCCGTACCCCATGGCCCCGTACCCCATGCCAAGCTACCCCAGCCCCGTGTTCCAACCGTACCCAGCATCACACCCACAGAGGCCCACTCCAGGCTTGCCACCCAGGACTGGCTTTATACTGCAGTGA